The Corynebacterium simulans genome contains a region encoding:
- a CDS encoding Na+/H+ antiporter subunit E, with protein MKFAGLRHRFRPWFIAWITAMWCLLMGAVTVANLVGGLLVGLFVVLALPLPAMPIAELKVSWGKLALFMVGWTIDLFHASFKVAWLAVRPQDPPKTAILELPMRLDSEFVLSLAVCLYNLQPGGTVTDIDIANRMLTIHILDAASEAAIEREIANVAGLEASMIEIFERSHP; from the coding sequence ATGAAATTTGCTGGACTCCGCCACCGCTTCCGCCCCTGGTTTATCGCGTGGATCACCGCCATGTGGTGCCTACTCATGGGTGCGGTCACCGTAGCCAACCTAGTTGGCGGACTATTGGTGGGCCTGTTCGTGGTGCTTGCGCTGCCACTGCCGGCCATGCCGATTGCCGAGCTGAAGGTCTCCTGGGGCAAGCTCGCCTTATTCATGGTGGGCTGGACCATCGACCTATTCCACGCCTCGTTCAAGGTGGCCTGGCTGGCGGTGCGCCCGCAGGACCCGCCGAAGACGGCCATCCTCGAGCTGCCGATGCGCCTAGACAGCGAGTTCGTCTTGTCACTGGCGGTTTGCCTGTACAACCTGCAGCCAGGCGGCACGGTGACCGATATCGACATCGCCAACCGCATGCTGACCATCCACATCCTGGACGCGGCGTCGGAAGCCGCTATAGAGCGCGAAATCGCGAACGTCGCGGGGCTCGAAGCAAGCATGATTGAGATTTTTGAAAGGAGCCACCCCTAA
- a CDS encoding glycosyltransferase 87 family protein, whose protein sequence is MKKLYGLPTLATALTAFAAFVIYRFNVSDERGRAFFGRIPFDLKIYQLAGADVKAGGDLYDAPYIHNFPFTYPPFAGWFFEWMAGFSDHGLMVTWQWITGIALFAVIMLVIRERGYKMGPASWFVGLALLISSLATDPVNGTFFYGQINILLMFLVSLDLLPRKLRLPGIGIGLAAGMKLTPAFMGLVLLFQKRWWSAFACVFTFFFTVYVGVQTIPDARDFWTDKMFNSDRVGNLDHPGAKSLRSIIARLNGEENTALWVLAVVIVVMVTMLALRTAWINKNSSAALALAGLATCLVSPFSWYHHFVWVVPLGVWVMLAVNEAVGKRLPSFWGAQLAGLASFVALLLVELPFVSPPVWRLMSSHGLEAMENLHPWAWLLWPFACFLYIAVYGIWGCFPHGKPSGKHAARHSKVADYPTDVRIPVVRK, encoded by the coding sequence GTGAAAAAGCTCTACGGCTTGCCCACGTTGGCTACTGCCCTGACGGCCTTCGCCGCCTTCGTGATTTACCGCTTCAACGTCTCGGATGAGCGCGGGCGCGCCTTCTTTGGCAGGATTCCCTTCGATCTGAAGATCTACCAGCTCGCCGGCGCCGACGTGAAGGCGGGCGGCGATCTTTACGACGCCCCGTATATCCACAACTTTCCTTTCACCTACCCGCCGTTCGCAGGCTGGTTCTTCGAGTGGATGGCTGGTTTTTCCGACCATGGCCTGATGGTGACCTGGCAGTGGATCACGGGCATCGCTCTTTTCGCCGTTATCATGCTGGTCATCCGCGAGCGTGGCTACAAGATGGGCCCAGCCTCTTGGTTCGTAGGCCTCGCGCTGCTCATCAGCAGCTTGGCTACTGATCCGGTAAACGGCACCTTCTTCTATGGCCAGATCAACATCCTTTTGATGTTCCTGGTCTCCCTCGACCTGCTGCCGCGTAAGTTGCGCCTGCCTGGCATCGGCATCGGCCTTGCCGCCGGCATGAAGCTAACGCCTGCTTTCATGGGCCTGGTTTTGTTATTCCAGAAGCGCTGGTGGTCCGCCTTCGCTTGCGTGTTTACCTTCTTCTTTACCGTCTACGTGGGCGTGCAGACGATCCCCGATGCCCGGGATTTCTGGACGGATAAGATGTTCAATTCTGATCGCGTGGGCAACCTGGACCACCCCGGTGCGAAGTCATTGCGCTCTATCATCGCGCGTCTCAACGGCGAAGAGAACACCGCACTGTGGGTCCTGGCTGTGGTCATCGTGGTGATGGTGACCATGCTGGCGCTGCGCACCGCGTGGATCAATAAGAATTCCTCCGCCGCGCTGGCGCTGGCGGGCTTGGCCACCTGCTTGGTCTCGCCTTTTTCCTGGTACCACCACTTCGTCTGGGTAGTACCGCTCGGCGTATGGGTGATGCTCGCGGTCAATGAGGCCGTCGGCAAGCGTCTGCCCTCCTTCTGGGGCGCGCAGCTGGCGGGCCTGGCATCCTTCGTGGCGTTGCTGCTCGTGGAGCTGCCCTTCGTCTCCCCACCGGTGTGGCGCTTGATGTCCTCCCATGGCCTAGAGGCCATGGAGAACTTGCATCCGTGGGCATGGTTGCTGTGGCCTTTTGCCTGCTTCCTCTACATCGCGGTTTATGGCATTTGGGGGTGCTTCCCGCACGGCAAGCCATCCGGCAAGCATGCCGCACGCCATAGTAAAGTGGCGGACTACCCCACCGACGTGCGCATTCCGGTAGTGCGCAAGTAG
- a CDS encoding glutamate--cysteine ligase translates to MNISEESFTRSAGPTLGVEWEVALVDPLSWDLVPRGAELIDRVQAATPEVQLEKEFLQNTVELVTGICHTVPEAITDLSHKLEHVRAAAQEMGVALWASGGHPFTDYRENPVSDKASYSEIINRTQYWGKQMLLWGTHVHVGIRHEDRVWPIINALMTKYPHLLAISACSPGWEGMDTGYASNRTMLYQQLPTAGMPYQFADWREWQDYMRDQAISGVINHTGSMHFDIRPAAKWGTIEVRISDASSNLRELSAIVALTHCLVVHYDRMLDTDQELPTLQPWHVAENKWRAARYGMDALVITSRATDERWVKDELVDLVEELTPLARELGCEAELQLIHEIIERGAGYERQRRLYEETGSWQKVVEATSKEMDSLRPL, encoded by the coding sequence GTGAACATTTCGGAAGAATCCTTCACCCGTTCGGCTGGGCCCACCTTGGGCGTTGAATGGGAAGTAGCCCTCGTCGATCCGCTCTCTTGGGATCTGGTCCCACGCGGCGCCGAGCTGATTGACCGCGTGCAGGCGGCCACGCCCGAAGTCCAGCTGGAGAAGGAATTCCTCCAAAACACCGTGGAACTGGTCACCGGAATTTGTCACACGGTGCCGGAAGCAATCACGGATTTGTCGCACAAGCTAGAGCATGTGCGTGCCGCCGCCCAGGAAATGGGCGTGGCCCTGTGGGCCTCCGGCGGACACCCTTTCACGGACTACCGCGAGAACCCTGTCTCGGATAAGGCAAGCTACTCCGAGATCATCAACCGCACCCAGTATTGGGGCAAGCAGATGCTGCTGTGGGGAACCCACGTGCACGTGGGTATCCGCCACGAAGACCGCGTGTGGCCCATCATCAATGCGCTGATGACCAAGTATCCGCACCTGCTTGCAATCTCTGCCTGCTCGCCAGGCTGGGAGGGCATGGACACTGGTTATGCTTCCAACCGCACCATGCTCTATCAGCAGCTGCCCACCGCCGGCATGCCTTATCAGTTTGCGGATTGGCGCGAGTGGCAGGACTATATGCGGGATCAAGCCATCTCTGGCGTTATCAACCACACCGGCTCGATGCACTTCGATATTCGCCCGGCGGCAAAGTGGGGCACCATCGAGGTGCGTATCTCGGATGCCTCTTCTAATCTCCGCGAGCTTTCGGCCATCGTCGCGCTCACGCATTGCTTGGTGGTCCACTATGACCGCATGCTTGATACAGATCAGGAGCTGCCCACGCTGCAGCCGTGGCACGTGGCTGAGAATAAGTGGCGCGCCGCCCGCTATGGCATGGACGCCTTGGTGATTACCTCTCGCGCCACGGATGAGCGCTGGGTCAAAGACGAGTTGGTTGACTTGGTCGAGGAGCTAACGCCTCTGGCCCGCGAGCTGGGCTGCGAGGCCGAGCTGCAGCTCATCCACGAAATCATCGAGCGCGGGGCCGGCTATGAACGCCAGCGCCGCCTCTACGAGGAGACCGGCAGCTGGCAGAAGGTCGTGGAGGCCACGAGTAAGGAGATGGATAGCCTCCGTCCGCTCTAG
- a CDS encoding monovalent cation/H+ antiporter complex subunit F: MDPQLYDILLGVAAGILVVAFLITTWRIITGPNSLDRLVGMDGLVAMFQCAMATYICWTLNTSVVSAMLVVALLGFISTVSVTRFRKRDAK, encoded by the coding sequence ATGGATCCCCAGCTTTATGACATTCTTCTGGGCGTGGCCGCCGGCATCTTGGTCGTGGCCTTCCTGATTACCACCTGGCGGATTATCACTGGCCCCAATTCGCTGGACCGCCTGGTGGGCATGGACGGGCTCGTAGCCATGTTTCAATGCGCGATGGCCACCTACATTTGTTGGACTCTGAACACCTCGGTGGTCTCCGCGATGCTGGTCGTGGCCCTTTTAGGATTTATCTCCACCGTGTCTGTCACCAGATTCCGAAAGAGGGATGCCAAGTGA
- a CDS encoding monovalent cation/H(+) antiporter subunit G: MSYHLFADIISIILILAGALLVLAAAIGVARFPDTMSRVHAVSKPQTTGLILSILGAFFRVTGADSFGPAERGDLGILLLLVLFAMITSPVTAQRTSRIARREGLYGSPELMSRNDKPATRSLRKK, translated from the coding sequence GTGAGTTACCACCTTTTCGCCGACATCATCTCGATCATCTTGATCCTCGCCGGTGCGCTTTTGGTGCTGGCTGCCGCGATCGGCGTCGCGCGCTTTCCTGACACCATGTCGCGCGTGCATGCCGTTTCTAAGCCGCAGACGACCGGTCTCATTTTGAGCATCCTGGGCGCATTCTTCCGCGTCACCGGCGCAGATTCCTTCGGCCCAGCAGAGCGTGGTGATCTGGGAATCCTGTTGTTGCTGGTACTGTTTGCCATGATTACGAGTCCCGTTACGGCGCAGCGCACTTCTCGTATCGCTCGCCGCGAGGGTCTCTACGGGTCGCCGGAACTGATGTCCCGAAACGACAAACCAGCAACCCGTTCTTTGCGTAAGAAATAA